In Phyllostomus discolor isolate MPI-MPIP mPhyDis1 chromosome 2, mPhyDis1.pri.v3, whole genome shotgun sequence, the following are encoded in one genomic region:
- the NUP50 gene encoding nuclear pore complex protein Nup50 isoform X1 — MAKRIAEKELTDRNWDQEDEAEEVGTFSVASEEVLKNRAIKKAKRRNVGCESDSGGAFKGFKGLVAPSGGGGFSGFGACAGTKALEGLSNGNSVTGASPFSSARAAPETKVAFGSVAANGPVSLADSKVSDPKTNGDSQQPPSAGPAPSPAPCGSAYHRQLAALNCCVRDWIVKHVNASPLCDLTPVFRDYERHLAGIEQQLGSGSGSGSSSGGGGGGGGSDPAKEPSRVPLDAQPPALVGAATSQQESPLMFPGDRREEGTPEKKVEALPENKADPSPGAASASFNFGKKIDGSVFRLLNSSPLAGFSLPPGNSSLFGKDATQNKPVAPPFSMQTAERRADGGRADCKGGDEEENDEPPKVVVTEVKEEDAFYSKKCKLFYKKDNEFKEKGVGTLHLKPTASQKTQLLVRADTNLGNILLNVLVPPSMPCTRTGKNNVLIVCVPNPPVDERNAASPVPMLIRVKTSEDADELHRVLLERKGA; from the exons ATGGCCAAGAGAATCGCCGAGAAGGAACTGACGGACAGGAACTGGGATCAGGAAGATGAAGCAGAAGAG GTGGGGACGTTCTCGGTGGCCAGTGAGGAAGTCCTGAAGAACAGAGCCATCAAGAAAGCAAAGCGCAGGAATGTGGGCTGTGAA TCTGACAGTGGGGGGGCCTTTAAAGGCTTCAAGGGTTTGGTCGCCCCTTCTGGAGGAGGAGGGTTTTCTGGATTTGGTGCTTGTGCTGGAACAAAGGCCCTGGAAGGACTGTCCAACGGGAACAGCGTGACCGGCGCCTCCCCCTTCTCCAGTGCCCGGGCCGCCCCCGAGACCAAGGTGGCCTTTG GGTCTGTTGCTGCAAACGGCCCCGTCTCCTTGGCTGATAGTAAGGTTTCAGATCCCAAAACCAACGGTGACAGCCAGCAGCCCCCCTCTGCCGGCCCCGCCCCGAGCCCCGCGCCCTGCGGGAGCGCCTACCACAGGCAGCTGGCGGCCTTGAACTGCTGCGTGCGGGACTGGATCGTGAAGCACGTGAACGCCAGCCCGCTGTGCGACCTGACGCCCGTCTTCAGGGACTACGAGCGGCACCTGGCGGGCATCGAGCAGCAGctcggcagcggcagcggcagcggcagcagcagcggcggcggtggcggcggcggcggtagCGACCCTGCCAAGGAGCCCAGCAGAGTGCCGCTCGAcgcccagcctcctgccctggtTGGTGCAGCCACGTCACAGCAGGAGTCCCCGCTCATGTTCCCGGGCGACAGGCGGGAGGAGGGCACCCCCGAGAAGAAGGTGGAGGCCCTGCCCGAAAACAAAGCGGACCCGTCGCCCGGAGCAGCAAGTGCCTCGTTTAACTTCGGCAAGAAGATCGACGGCTCTGTGTTTCGCTTGTTAAACTCGAGCCCCCTGGCCGGgttttcccttcctcctgggaACTCCAGTTTATTCGGCAAAGACGCCACCCAGAATAAACCAGTTGCTCCGCCGTTCTCCATGCAGACGGCGGAGAGGCGAGCGGACGGCGGCCGTGCTGACTGCAAAG GTggagatgaggaagaaaatgatGAGCCGCCCAAAGTAGTGGTTACAGAAGTCAAAGAAGAAGATGCTTTTTACTCCAAAAA GTGTAAACTATTTTACAAGAAAGACAATGAGTTTAAAGAGAAAGGCGTAGGCACGCTGCATTTAAAACCTACAGCGAGTCAGAAGACACAGCTCCTCGTGCGGGCAGACACCAACCTAg GCAACATTCTGCTGAACGTCCTGGTCCCTCCCAGCATGCCGTGCACGCGGACAGGGAAGAACAACGTGCTCATCGTCTGTGTCCCCAACCCGCCCGTGGACGAGAGGAACGCCGCCAGCCCGGTGCCCATGCTGATCCGGGTCAAGACCAGCGAGGACGCGGACGAGCTGCACCGGGTCCTGCTGGAGAGGAAGGGCGCCTGA